The Myxococcales bacterium genomic sequence TGCTCGAACGCCGCCCAGAACACCACGTTGAAGAGGGCGAGGATGACGACCGCCAACAGCCGCTCGAGCTCGAGCTTCGTCAGCGGCGGGGCGGGAGCCTTCGTGGCTTCGGCGGTGGTGGCCCTGCGCGCGGGCACGTCGCCGATGGGGCCGAGGTGCTTGCGCTTGCCGCGCACGTACTGCGCAAGCCCGAGCAGCATGCCCACGCCCGCCGCCCCGAACGCGTAGTGGTACCCGAAGGTGGGGCTTTCCGAGAGCCAGCCGCAGACGAACTGCCCAAGCGCGGCGCCCAGGTTGATACCCAGGTAGAAGACGGTGAACCCGGCGTCGCGGCGACGATCCCCCTCGTCGTAGAGCTGGCCCACCATGGTCGAGATGTTGGACTTGAAAAAACCCGTGCCGAGCGCGATGAGGGCAAGCCCCACGAAGAACGTGGGCTTCGTGGCGAGGGCGAGACTGAAATGGCCCGCGCTGATGACGACGGCCCCCACGAGCAGGGCGCGGTGGGTGCCCATGTAGCGGTCGGCGAGGTAGCCGCCGAGAAGCGGCGTGACGTAGACCGCGGTCGTGTACCACTTGTACACCGCGATGGCGTCTTCCTGGCTGTAGCCGAAGCCGGAGACGGCGTTGGCCAGGAAGAGCACGAGCAGCGCACGCATGCCGTAGTACGAAAAGCGCTCCCACATCTCCACGCCGAAGAGCACGTAGAGACCCCGCGGTTGCGCTGGATGTGCCGCGTCTTCGGCCGACGCGCGGGTCACGACGCCTCTCGAGCTGGGGGAGCCACAACGGAAAGCGGCGGCAGATTGCCCTCGGCGTCGAAAGCCCACGCCGAGGCGGGCCCGAGCCGCTCGAGGCCCGGCGTGTCCGCGAGGGCGGCTTCGGAGGCGGCCAGAACCTCGAGGTGAAGGGTGTCCCGGATGCGAGCCACACGGGCTTGCTCGAGGGGTACGCCCAGCGTCGAGAGGGCCGCGGCGATGGCGGCGCGGTCGCTTGGGAAGTGCATGGGGATCTTCGAGGACTGCAGCGACAACGAGGTGAGCGAGTTCGTGAAGGTCACGTGGCGGTCGATGGCGTCCACGAGCCGCTGGGTCGTGAAGTCCGCCATGCCGATCCCCGAAGCGTTGCCGTGGGTCTCCTCGCTGAGGTCACGCACGAAGATGCGGCGGATGACGGGGCGGTAGTCAGGCACGTGGGACAGGGCCGAGATGTAGCCGTTGACGCCTCGTCCAACCACGTTGGGATCCATGCCGGTGCCGCTCAGCTCTTTGCCTATGCGGTCCACCACGAGAAAGTCGAGTGTCTCGAAGGGAAGCCGCGCCATCTGCGCGTGCGCCTGCTTGACCAGAACTGCCTCTCGCTCTGCGAGCGCCGCGGCGGGCACGAACTCGACGTGCTGGGTGTCGTGCCGCGCGTTCTCGAGCAAGCCGAGCCCTCCCAGGACGGGGGTGTGCTCCAGAATCACGCGCAGGGCTTCCCGCATGACGGGCTCGTGACCGAAGCGTGCGGCCGCGCGGTGGAGGGTGCCCGCACCCCTGTGTTTGCCGAGGCCCACCACCAGCATCTTGACGAGCCCGCTGCCAAACGCGCCCCGAAAGTCCGTGTGGGGCTTGATGCGGTTGACCACGATGATGCCGTCCGCCTCTCGGGCGGCGCGCGAGAAGAAAACGGGCATGTCGTTGGTGGTGCGCCCGAGCTCGTCCACGTCCAGGCTGTCGACGACGGGGGCGTTCAGGCTGGCTTCGGTGAGGCCGTAGTGGGCCAGCACGCCCCTTTGCCCCTCGGGCGTGGCGCCGCCGTGGCTGCCCATGGCGGGCACGAGGAAGGGCAGGGCGCCGCGGGCCCGCAAGCCGGCCAGCAGCGCGCCGACCGCGCGGGTCAGGTTGCTGATCCCG encodes the following:
- a CDS encoding nickel-dependent lactate racemase; this encodes MAVTAVDESSFPPLVLVRQPFSKAAPVDFEAAVDEGLSRLPALAGRRIAVGVGSRGISNLTRAVGALLAGLRARGALPFLVPAMGSHGGATPEGQRGVLAHYGLTEASLNAPVVDSLDVDELGRTTNDMPVFFSRAAREADGIIVVNRIKPHTDFRGAFGSGLVKMLVVGLGKHRGAGTLHRAAARFGHEPVMREALRVILEHTPVLGGLGLLENARHDTQHVEFVPAAALAEREAVLVKQAHAQMARLPFETLDFLVVDRIGKELSGTGMDPNVVGRGVNGYISALSHVPDYRPVIRRIFVRDLSEETHGNASGIGMADFTTQRLVDAIDRHVTFTNSLTSLSLQSSKIPMHFPSDRAAIAAALSTLGVPLEQARVARIRDTLHLEVLAASEAALADTPGLERLGPASAWAFDAEGNLPPLSVVAPPAREAS
- a CDS encoding peptide MFS transporter; translated protein: MTRASAEDAAHPAQPRGLYVLFGVEMWERFSYYGMRALLVLFLANAVSGFGYSQEDAIAVYKWYTTAVYVTPLLGGYLADRYMGTHRALLVGAVVISAGHFSLALATKPTFFVGLALIALGTGFFKSNISTMVGQLYDEGDRRRDAGFTVFYLGINLGAALGQFVCGWLSESPTFGYHYAFGAAGVGMLLGLAQYVRGKRKHLGPIGDVPARRATTAEATKAPAPPLTKLELERLLAVVILALFNVVFWAAFEQAGSSMNFFALSRTDRTLFGREIPAPWFQSVNPVVIVIFGGLFSWLWTWLGRRGREPNTPAKMGLGLILQGMGFAFMVVGASASEGGQLASPAYLVLAYVFITWGELCVSPVGLSMVTKLAPARFASLLMGFWFLTTALANFLAGQLAESTTRIARGDLFRALGGQADFFLIFVVASTAAGVLLLLASRRLTRMMHEGDVPSPSSHR